A single window of Gossypium arboreum isolate Shixiya-1 chromosome 13, ASM2569848v2, whole genome shotgun sequence DNA harbors:
- the LOC128286835 gene encoding uncharacterized protein LOC128286835: MLDPVHPAYWESFSFLSPLQIFSNPLFFVLRTKVNVNDFLCCVLRERTKMEGRTIDRKYSDCPIPPLMDPSNLVNLNLVKLRQGNMVKYPFLECSSFQPQQLPLTCLCFPHPINQEANTNIIFFC, from the exons ATGCTGGATCCTGTCCATCCGGCTTATTGGGAGTCGTTTTCATTCCTCTCACCTCTCCAGATTTTTTCCAATCCATTGTTCTTCGTTTTAAGAACGAAAGTCAATGTCAATGATTTTTTGTGTTGTGTCTTGC GGGAAAGAACTAAGATGGAAGGACGGACGATCGACAGGAAATATAGTGACTGCCCTATCCCTCCCTTGATGGACCCCTCTAATTTGGTCAATTTGAATCTTGTGAAACTTAGGCAGGGGAACATGGTAAAGTATCCATTTTTAGAATGTTCATCCTTTCAGCCTCAACAATTGCCTCTTACCTGCCTCTGTTTTCCCCACCCCATCAATCAAGAGGCCAATACCAACATCATCTTTTTCTGCTGA